One part of the Alistipes onderdonkii genome encodes these proteins:
- a CDS encoding glycosyltransferase family 2 protein encodes MTVSLIISTYNWPRALYLCLDSVMQQTAMPTEILIADDGSGISTRDVVRHFEAVSPVPIRHIWHEDKGFRLAMIRNKAIAASRCEYIIQIDGDLILQRNFIQDHMIFAQRGCYVTGSRGIITEMLTRKVLSGEITSLTPLMRGVRNSNNVIRIPLMAFLYRTLGPTRFVKGCNMAFWRNDLIRVNGYDESFCGWGREDSELAIRLDNSGVRQRCMKFRGVVFHLHHGKCERNSLSANEERYQQTIREHRTRCETGLARHLATTEQTRVPETEVKIPVPAGTGH; translated from the coding sequence CAGCGTAATGCAACAAACGGCCATGCCCACGGAAATCCTGATCGCCGACGACGGCTCGGGTATCAGCACCCGCGATGTCGTCCGCCATTTCGAGGCGGTGTCGCCCGTCCCCATCCGGCATATCTGGCACGAGGACAAGGGGTTCCGCCTTGCCATGATCCGCAACAAAGCCATCGCGGCGAGCCGCTGCGAATACATCATACAGATCGACGGCGACCTGATCCTGCAACGCAACTTCATCCAGGATCACATGATCTTCGCACAACGGGGCTGCTACGTCACCGGGTCGCGGGGCATCATCACCGAAATGCTCACCCGCAAGGTGCTCAGCGGGGAGATCACCTCGCTCACGCCGCTGATGCGGGGCGTACGCAACAGCAACAACGTCATCCGCATCCCGCTCATGGCATTCCTCTACCGGACGCTGGGCCCCACCCGCTTCGTCAAAGGCTGCAACATGGCCTTCTGGCGCAACGACCTGATCCGCGTCAACGGTTACGACGAATCGTTCTGCGGCTGGGGACGCGAAGATTCCGAACTGGCGATCCGCCTCGACAACAGCGGCGTGCGCCAGCGGTGCATGAAGTTTCGCGGCGTGGTCTTCCACCTCCACCACGGCAAATGCGAGCGCAACAGCCTCTCGGCCAACGAGGAACGTTACCAGCAAACCATCCGTGAACACCGCACCCGCTGCGAAACCGGGCTTGCACGCCACTTGGCAACAACGGAACAGACCCGCGTCCCCGAAACCGAGGTAAAAATCCCCGTTCCCGCCGGCACGGGCCATTGA
- a CDS encoding CDP-glycerol glycerophosphotransferase family protein: MKRYLLYVTLPYAYSILRPLEHEIRRRGGEAAWFIEEGCPVVLEEGEVRLGTIREAVAYNPVAVFAPGNYIPDFIPGVKVALFHGYAIQKRIEAVDDHFTVRGWFDIYCTQGPSSTPYFKELEKKYGFFRVYETGWPKADTYFSPEVQRKPQNDHPVILYPPTFTRNVCSAPHLMTEIDRLAKTHPWDWVITFHPKLTDPGIIAGYKRIAEENENVIFYEGSDKMPLLQQADVMLCDSSSIILEFMFLDKPVVTFRNSHPGPHLIDVDTPEAVGPAIERALTRPEGLMGEIRSYTMHHEPHRDCRCSARVLDAVDDYIVRGHAGLKRKPLNLVRKWKLRRQLHYYPLLEKFRRR; the protein is encoded by the coding sequence ATGAAAAGATACCTGTTGTACGTTACTTTGCCTTATGCCTATTCGATCCTGAGGCCTTTGGAACATGAAATCCGCCGCCGCGGAGGCGAGGCGGCCTGGTTTATCGAAGAGGGGTGTCCCGTCGTGCTCGAAGAAGGCGAGGTGCGGTTGGGGACAATCCGGGAGGCGGTCGCTTATAACCCGGTCGCGGTTTTTGCACCGGGCAATTATATCCCCGATTTTATCCCGGGCGTGAAGGTGGCGCTTTTCCACGGCTATGCGATTCAGAAGCGGATCGAGGCCGTCGACGACCACTTCACGGTGCGCGGATGGTTCGACATCTATTGTACGCAGGGGCCGAGCAGCACGCCTTATTTCAAGGAACTGGAAAAGAAATACGGCTTCTTCCGGGTCTACGAGACCGGCTGGCCCAAAGCCGACACCTATTTCTCGCCCGAAGTGCAGCGCAAACCGCAGAATGACCATCCGGTGATTCTTTACCCCCCGACCTTCACGCGCAATGTCTGTTCGGCGCCCCATCTGATGACGGAGATCGACCGTCTGGCCAAAACCCATCCGTGGGACTGGGTCATTACGTTCCATCCCAAGCTGACCGACCCCGGGATCATAGCCGGCTATAAACGTATTGCGGAGGAGAACGAGAACGTCATATTTTATGAGGGTTCCGACAAGATGCCGCTTCTGCAGCAGGCCGACGTGATGTTGTGCGACAGCTCGTCGATCATCCTCGAATTCATGTTCCTCGACAAGCCGGTCGTGACGTTCCGCAATTCGCATCCGGGGCCCCATCTGATCGACGTCGATACGCCGGAGGCCGTCGGCCCGGCCATCGAGCGTGCCCTGACGCGGCCGGAGGGGTTGATGGGGGAGATCCGCAGCTACACCATGCACCACGAACCGCACCGCGACTGCCGCTGTTCGGCGCGGGTGCTCGATGCCGTGGACGATTATATCGTGCGGGGGCATGCGGGGCTGAAACGCAAGCCCCTGAACCTGGTGCGCAAATGGAAACTGCGTCGGCAGTTGCATTATTATCCCCTGCTGGAAAAATTCCGCCGCCGATAG
- a CDS encoding glycosyltransferase family 2 protein produces the protein MEEREKSKPAVSVIIPVYNLENYLDTCLDSVGRQTYGDFEAIVVDDGSTDGSQAVARRHAERDARIVVVRTVNQGTARARETGIRHAQGDYICFLDGDDVWDSRMLEKLVAAIGENGGYDIVCCDYKRICKTYEAPRREMRTSDMQGLDFLVASLYHAISVTVWGRLYRRALFEKELRHYPLRLGEDSLLNIQIGCQQPRVRFIDYVGYGYVQRGGSANRSPLDIGYCVKFSEAVRAELVRHRDILGDRLEFYLLLNKMRWYLVYLRKSHNPWAGGTEFARGINAEAGRYRAELGGFFSRCDRLLLRMDRRRWMRPGVLAVSTLMRWGKSLKRRLAH, from the coding sequence ATGGAGGAAAGGGAAAAATCAAAGCCCGCGGTATCGGTCATTATTCCGGTTTACAACCTGGAAAACTATCTCGATACCTGCCTCGATTCGGTCGGACGGCAAACGTACGGGGATTTCGAGGCTATCGTCGTCGATGACGGGTCGACGGACGGTTCGCAGGCCGTGGCACGCCGCCACGCGGAGCGCGACGCGCGCATCGTCGTCGTAAGGACTGTCAACCAGGGAACTGCCAGGGCCCGTGAGACGGGTATCCGCCATGCGCAGGGCGACTACATCTGTTTTCTCGACGGCGACGACGTCTGGGACTCCCGCATGCTGGAGAAACTGGTGGCGGCCATCGGGGAAAACGGTGGGTACGATATCGTATGCTGCGATTACAAACGTATCTGCAAGACCTACGAAGCGCCCAGGCGCGAGATGCGCACATCGGACATGCAAGGGCTGGATTTCCTCGTTGCGTCGCTCTACCATGCCATTTCCGTGACCGTGTGGGGGCGGCTCTATCGCCGGGCGTTGTTCGAAAAGGAGCTGCGCCATTATCCGCTGCGGCTGGGGGAAGACAGCCTGCTCAACATCCAGATCGGCTGCCAGCAGCCGCGCGTCCGGTTTATCGACTACGTGGGCTACGGGTATGTGCAGCGCGGCGGGTCGGCCAACCGTTCGCCGCTCGATATCGGCTACTGCGTTAAATTCAGCGAGGCGGTGCGTGCCGAGCTGGTGCGGCACCGGGATATCCTCGGCGACCGGCTGGAGTTCTACCTGCTGCTCAACAAAATGCGCTGGTACCTGGTCTACCTGCGCAAGAGCCACAACCCGTGGGCCGGCGGTACGGAGTTTGCCCGCGGGATCAATGCGGAGGCCGGACGCTACCGCGCGGAGTTGGGAGGGTTCTTCAGCCGTTGCGACCGGTTGCTGCTGAGAATGGACAGGCGGCGGTGGATGCGCCCCGGGGTGCTCGCCGTCTCGACCCTGATGCGCTGGGGAAAGAGCCTGAAGCGGCGGCTGGCGCACTGA
- a CDS encoding glycosyltransferase family 2 protein: MNESLSKLPSPEVSVIIPAYNLEGYLDTCLQSVLAQTLGNFEAIVVDDGSTDGTPGLLRRYAERDPRIIVVSTPNRGVARARETGIARAQGKYIAFLDGDDFWEPRMLEEMTASIGQNGGYDIVCCNFKRVCKTYQAIYRESRTEDMEGLEFLEATLRHSIWVTLWGKLYRRELFDNGLNHHPLRLGQDTMINIQIACRLPRVHFIDYVGYDYVQRPSSSNHRSFDFDYCCLFCSIVERELQRHGESLRGQAEFYALLNKVRWYSVYVCKSRSPWVGNRPFVCDLRESAGRYRDELRARYSRARMLLLDLDRYRVMRPVVVMLTTGLRWRTSLRRRLAR; encoded by the coding sequence ATGAACGAATCTTTAAGCAAGTTACCCTCTCCCGAGGTCTCTGTAATCATCCCCGCTTACAATCTGGAAGGGTATCTCGATACGTGCCTGCAATCGGTTTTGGCGCAGACACTCGGGAATTTCGAGGCCATCGTCGTGGACGACGGTTCCACGGATGGTACGCCCGGGCTTCTGCGTCGCTATGCTGAGCGCGATCCGCGGATCATCGTGGTGAGCACCCCGAACCGGGGCGTTGCGCGTGCCCGCGAGACGGGTATTGCCCGGGCGCAGGGAAAATACATCGCTTTCCTCGACGGCGACGATTTTTGGGAGCCGCGCATGTTGGAGGAGATGACCGCCTCGATCGGGCAGAATGGCGGGTACGATATCGTATGCTGTAATTTCAAGCGGGTCTGCAAGACCTACCAGGCGATCTACCGTGAATCCCGGACGGAGGATATGGAAGGGCTCGAGTTCCTCGAGGCGACGCTTCGCCATTCGATCTGGGTGACCCTCTGGGGCAAACTCTATCGGCGGGAACTTTTCGATAACGGACTGAACCACCATCCGTTGCGGCTGGGGCAGGATACGATGATCAACATCCAGATCGCCTGCCGCCTTCCCCGCGTTCATTTCATCGATTACGTCGGATATGATTACGTACAGCGGCCGTCGTCGTCCAATCACCGAAGTTTCGATTTTGATTACTGCTGCTTATTTTGTAGTATTGTGGAACGGGAGTTACAACGGCACGGCGAATCGCTTCGGGGGCAGGCCGAATTTTATGCGCTGCTGAATAAGGTGCGCTGGTATTCGGTCTATGTCTGCAAAAGCCGCAGCCCGTGGGTCGGGAACCGGCCGTTTGTCTGCGACCTGCGCGAATCGGCCGGCCGTTACCGGGACGAGCTCAGGGCGCGCTATTCGCGGGCACGGATGCTTTTGCTGGATCTCGACCGTTACCGGGTCATGCGCCCGGTCGTCGTCATGCTGACGACAGGATTGCGCTGGCGTACCAGTTTGCGGCGGCGTCTGGCACGATAA
- a CDS encoding NAD(P)/FAD-dependent oxidoreductase, whose amino-acid sequence MPQNVALVLTPRQAADAKYYTSLAARRLGVPEHDIALVRVVKRSIDARQRQPKVNLTLEVYVDQEPQPAPVHFDYPDVSGHTEVVVVGSGPAGLFAALRLIELGLKPVILERGRDVSARKVDIAQINRNGAVDPDSNYAFGEGGAGTFSDGKLFTRSKKRGDYNKALQTLVFHGATPEILYEAHPHIGTDKLPRIMQNIRQTILGSGGQFVFGSRVTDLEIRNGRIRGVRCGDTFVEGAAVVLATGHSARDIYELLYRRGVRVEAKAFAMGVRIEHPQALIDSIQYHCPTRGEYLPAAAYSLVSQEAGRGVYSFCMCPGGFIVPAMTDAAQSVVNGMSPSGRTSPYANSGMVTEVRPADFEHLRAEWGELAGLKFQQQFEELARQHGGEHQVAPAQRVADFVAGRPSAALPKTSYIPGIIPSRLDEWMPSFIGEGLRRGIATFGRRMRGFVTNEAIVVGVESRTSSPVRVPRDPVTLMHPQTAGLFPAGEGAGYAGGIISAALDGERIAEAVTNYIK is encoded by the coding sequence ATGCCGCAGAATGTCGCACTCGTTTTAACGCCCCGCCAGGCTGCCGACGCGAAGTATTACACTTCGCTTGCCGCGCGGCGTCTGGGTGTGCCGGAGCACGATATTGCCTTGGTGAGGGTCGTCAAACGCTCGATCGACGCCCGGCAGCGGCAACCGAAGGTCAACCTGACGCTGGAGGTCTATGTCGACCAGGAGCCGCAGCCCGCACCCGTGCATTTCGATTATCCCGACGTGTCGGGACATACCGAGGTCGTAGTCGTGGGGTCGGGCCCGGCAGGGCTTTTCGCGGCGCTGCGGCTGATCGAGCTGGGACTGAAGCCCGTTATCCTGGAGCGGGGGCGCGACGTTTCAGCGCGCAAGGTCGACATTGCGCAGATCAACCGCAACGGGGCGGTCGATCCCGATTCGAACTACGCTTTCGGCGAGGGCGGTGCGGGGACTTTTTCGGACGGCAAACTCTTCACACGCAGCAAGAAGCGCGGTGATTATAACAAGGCGTTGCAGACGCTGGTGTTCCATGGCGCCACGCCCGAAATCCTCTATGAAGCTCATCCGCATATCGGAACCGACAAGTTGCCGCGCATCATGCAAAATATCCGGCAGACGATCCTTGGCTCGGGCGGCCAGTTCGTGTTCGGTAGCCGCGTTACGGATCTTGAAATCCGCAACGGCCGTATCCGGGGCGTGCGGTGCGGCGACACGTTTGTCGAAGGGGCGGCCGTGGTTTTGGCCACGGGACATTCGGCACGCGATATTTACGAGCTGCTTTACCGCAGGGGCGTGCGCGTCGAGGCGAAGGCCTTTGCCATGGGCGTGCGTATCGAGCATCCGCAGGCGTTGATCGACTCGATCCAGTACCACTGCCCGACGCGGGGCGAATACCTTCCGGCGGCGGCTTATTCGCTGGTGAGCCAGGAGGCCGGCCGCGGGGTCTACTCGTTTTGCATGTGCCCCGGCGGGTTCATCGTTCCGGCCATGACCGATGCCGCGCAGTCGGTGGTCAACGGCATGTCGCCCAGCGGCCGCACGTCACCCTATGCCAATTCGGGCATGGTGACCGAAGTGCGGCCCGCGGATTTCGAGCACCTGCGTGCGGAATGGGGCGAGCTGGCCGGGTTAAAGTTCCAGCAGCAGTTCGAAGAGCTGGCCCGGCAGCACGGCGGCGAGCATCAGGTCGCCCCGGCGCAGCGCGTCGCCGATTTCGTAGCCGGACGCCCCAGCGCGGCTTTGCCCAAGACCTCCTATATCCCCGGTATTATCCCTTCGCGGCTCGACGAGTGGATGCCCTCGTTTATCGGCGAGGGGCTGCGCCGGGGGATCGCCACCTTCGGGCGGCGGATGCGGGGATTTGTGACGAACGAAGCCATCGTGGTGGGCGTCGAGTCGCGCACCTCGTCGCCCGTCCGGGTTCCGCGCGACCCCGTGACGCTCATGCATCCCCAAACCGCGGGGCTCTTCCCCGCAGGTGAAGGTGCCGGTTACGCCGGGGGCATCATCTCTGCCGCCCTGGACGGCGAACGTATCGCAGAAGCAGTAACAAACTACATAAAATAA
- a CDS encoding site-specific integrase translates to MRQETFAILFLMRKGRPKKNGLAPIFARITTGGLRQEVYTQCDSNPETWNQHKERAMGTNKLAIQVNERLNDFRVKIIDIRSKLLAEGYAANAAQIKQRYLNPTCNTMMLIAGLTDYVKRRQAEVGVRITQRTADKYERLLRYLKQYLAQRGKAEDIPVERMNYEFLDGFNLFLQTAHRCRHNGAVAVMDCLRNFVLYCLRNEWITKNPFRYYKLKEDEVQAKEHLTAHELELLTRKELDRRLARIRDVFVFCCLTGLAFADADHLRREHLSQDDEGRWWIHKPREKTSVMSRIPLLPATLEILRRYEHDEVCVARSRVLPTPSNQKMNAYMKEIAAVCGIDKVLTTHCARHTFACMAVEYGMPIDVLAKILGHSNTNMTRHYAKFSETVIGREMEAFGERLASAT, encoded by the coding sequence ATGAGACAAGAGACATTTGCCATTCTTTTCCTGATGCGGAAAGGGCGGCCGAAAAAGAACGGGCTCGCGCCCATCTTCGCACGCATTACGACCGGAGGGCTCCGGCAGGAGGTCTACACCCAGTGCGACAGCAATCCCGAAACGTGGAACCAGCACAAGGAACGCGCGATGGGAACGAACAAGCTGGCCATTCAGGTCAACGAACGACTGAACGATTTCCGCGTAAAAATCATCGACATCCGCTCCAAACTGCTGGCCGAGGGCTATGCGGCCAATGCCGCGCAGATCAAACAGCGCTACCTGAACCCGACGTGCAACACGATGATGCTCATTGCGGGCCTTACCGACTATGTGAAGCGGCGGCAGGCCGAAGTGGGCGTGCGCATCACGCAGCGCACGGCAGACAAATACGAGCGGCTGCTGCGCTATCTCAAACAGTATCTCGCCCAACGCGGCAAAGCCGAGGACATTCCCGTCGAACGGATGAACTACGAGTTTCTGGACGGCTTCAACCTCTTCCTGCAAACCGCCCACCGCTGCCGCCACAACGGGGCGGTCGCCGTGATGGACTGTCTGCGCAACTTTGTCCTCTACTGCCTGCGCAACGAGTGGATTACGAAAAACCCGTTCCGCTACTACAAACTCAAAGAGGACGAGGTGCAGGCCAAAGAGCACCTCACGGCGCATGAACTGGAACTGCTGACCCGCAAGGAGCTCGACCGCCGGTTGGCCCGCATCCGCGACGTCTTCGTCTTCTGCTGCCTGACGGGGCTGGCATTCGCCGACGCCGACCACCTGCGGCGCGAGCACCTCTCGCAGGACGACGAGGGGCGCTGGTGGATTCACAAACCCCGCGAGAAAACCTCCGTGATGAGCCGCATCCCGCTGCTTCCGGCCACGCTCGAAATCCTGCGCCGCTACGAGCACGACGAAGTATGCGTCGCACGATCACGGGTGCTCCCCACGCCGAGCAACCAGAAGATGAACGCCTACATGAAGGAGATCGCGGCCGTGTGCGGCATCGACAAGGTGCTGACCACCCACTGCGCACGCCACACCTTCGCCTGCATGGCCGTCGAGTACGGCATGCCGATCGATGTGCTGGCCAAGATTCTCGGCCACTCGAACACCAACATGACGCGCCACTACGCCAAATTCTCCGAGACGGTCATCGGCCGCGAGATGGAAGCGTTCGGCGAGCGGCTGGCGTCGGCTACTTGA
- a CDS encoding RteC domain-containing protein, whose product MRMVHLRIEHSAVMNRLREPEKPRSALYLAEPFTPTDLMELITALHTAGVGRRIDGTRANVEQLVELFSWMFNVRINNPIQCRRGVINRKLRLTRFLDLLRNSLIEESQR is encoded by the coding sequence ATGCGGATGGTCCATCTGCGTATCGAGCATTCTGCGGTCATGAACCGGTTGCGGGAACCCGAAAAACCCCGCTCGGCGCTCTATCTGGCCGAGCCGTTCACGCCGACGGATCTCATGGAGCTGATTACGGCGTTGCATACTGCCGGCGTGGGACGGCGTATCGACGGTACCCGTGCCAATGTGGAACAGTTGGTCGAGCTGTTCTCGTGGATGTTCAATGTCCGTATCAACAATCCCATCCAGTGCCGCCGTGGGGTCATCAACCGCAAGTTGCGGCTGACACGGTTTCTGGATCTGCTGCGCAACTCTCTGATTGAAGAGAGCCAGCGATAG
- a CDS encoding lipocalin family protein: MKKHLYHLLVFSLLGIFAASCSDDDDAPNIQSEIVGEWRLTSWSENAPEGFEVYVEFTSAATFGLYQKVETSNYTKYTGRYSIDGSRLTGVYDDGESWGNGYDFELTNGGNTLTMTTRTEPAETSVYSRTIIPDDVRNARTSRAEFSLEMRRML, translated from the coding sequence ATGAAAAAACATCTTTATCATCTGCTCGTTTTCTCCCTGCTCGGCATTTTCGCCGCAAGCTGTTCGGATGACGACGATGCCCCCAACATTCAGTCGGAAATCGTAGGCGAATGGCGCCTTACTTCTTGGTCAGAGAATGCTCCCGAAGGATTTGAGGTATACGTAGAATTCACTTCGGCAGCGACATTCGGACTTTATCAGAAGGTCGAAACATCGAACTACACCAAATACACCGGGCGTTATTCGATCGACGGATCCCGGCTGACCGGAGTGTACGACGACGGCGAGAGCTGGGGCAACGGCTACGATTTCGAGTTGACGAATGGCGGGAACACCCTGACGATGACCACCCGAACCGAGCCGGCCGAAACCAGCGTATATTCCCGGACGATCATTCCGGATGACGTGCGCAATGCCCGAACATCCCGTGCCGAGTTTTCTCTGGAAATGAGGCGAATGCTATAA
- a CDS encoding S8 family peptidase, with protein MHNKTKLLIFASLLLAACSTDPMQEIPNRGDSAPEIETSGKICNTSDDAVAGSLIVKFGEEAIPSLEQNALNAAKTRSALTRSGIESVDDILNDLHVTSLERVFPEAGEHEARTRAAGLHRWYVLRFASEEDLDKAAERLAGVAEISKVQFRTRLYRASDCKTYPFQATANGQTRALVTADFNDPNLFWQWHYINNADQAVATTSVAGADINVADAWKLTAGNPEVIVAIVDEGVKYTHPDLAANMWINPNPSPEYKNQDIHGWNFAADGPISWGQKGDSGHGTHVAGTVAAVNNNGIGVCGVAGGTGKGDGVRLMSCQIFSGDLTGDALVSSRAVKYAADHGASILQCSWGIKAGIYTSDNMFIKQSPMDYEALQYFAAQKNCEALDGGLIIFSAGNESTAMSGYPAGYRDYISVTSFSPDYLPANYTNYGSGCNIAAPGGETSGLSGGEKAGVLSTLCSETSNGADYGYMQGTSMACPHVSGVAALGLSYALEKGKRYSLDEFKTMLLTSVNEIDSRLGEGSKATIADVSIYRGKMGTGITDAYQLLMQIEGTPCLQVALGEVQLIPLTQHFGQGAEDLTYTDIQMSAKDMEKLGIKAAPKMYNGKLMIKCTKPGSAKIKVSAIAGGTKPGTGVVMGGMVITKEFAVIARSAGAANGGWL; from the coding sequence ATGCATAACAAAACGAAACTCCTGATTTTCGCTTCCCTGCTGCTGGCCGCCTGCTCGACGGATCCCATGCAGGAGATACCGAACCGCGGGGATTCCGCTCCCGAAATCGAGACTTCGGGCAAAATCTGCAATACGTCGGACGACGCCGTGGCCGGTTCGCTCATCGTAAAATTCGGCGAAGAAGCCATTCCCAGTCTCGAACAGAATGCGTTGAATGCGGCCAAGACCCGTTCGGCGCTGACCCGTTCGGGCATCGAATCCGTCGATGACATCCTGAACGACCTGCATGTCACCTCGCTGGAGCGCGTCTTCCCCGAAGCCGGCGAACACGAGGCCCGCACCCGTGCGGCAGGGCTTCACAGATGGTATGTGCTCCGGTTCGCATCGGAGGAGGATCTCGACAAGGCGGCGGAGAGACTCGCGGGTGTCGCCGAAATCTCGAAAGTACAGTTCCGCACCCGTCTCTACCGGGCTTCCGACTGCAAAACCTATCCGTTCCAAGCAACGGCGAACGGCCAGACCCGCGCTTTGGTTACAGCGGATTTCAACGACCCGAATCTTTTCTGGCAGTGGCATTACATCAACAATGCCGACCAGGCCGTTGCCACTACATCGGTGGCCGGAGCCGACATCAATGTGGCCGACGCATGGAAGCTCACGGCAGGTAATCCCGAAGTCATCGTCGCCATCGTGGACGAAGGGGTGAAATACACTCATCCGGATCTGGCGGCCAACATGTGGATCAATCCGAACCCTTCGCCCGAATACAAGAACCAGGACATTCACGGATGGAACTTCGCTGCCGACGGTCCCATTTCATGGGGTCAGAAGGGCGATTCGGGACACGGAACGCACGTTGCGGGCACGGTAGCCGCCGTCAATAACAACGGCATCGGCGTCTGCGGCGTGGCCGGAGGTACGGGCAAGGGAGACGGTGTGCGTCTCATGTCGTGCCAGATCTTCTCGGGAGACCTGACGGGTGACGCCCTCGTGTCGAGCCGTGCCGTAAAATACGCCGCGGATCACGGTGCCTCCATCCTCCAGTGCTCGTGGGGCATCAAGGCTGGAATATACACGTCGGACAACATGTTCATCAAACAATCGCCGATGGATTACGAGGCGCTTCAGTACTTCGCCGCCCAGAAGAACTGCGAGGCCCTCGACGGCGGACTGATCATTTTTTCCGCCGGCAACGAATCGACAGCCATGTCCGGCTATCCGGCAGGCTATCGTGATTATATCTCCGTCACCTCGTTCTCGCCCGACTACCTGCCAGCCAATTATACCAACTACGGTTCCGGCTGTAATATCGCGGCTCCCGGCGGCGAAACGAGCGGTTTGAGCGGTGGGGAGAAAGCCGGCGTCCTTTCGACGCTCTGCTCCGAAACGAGCAACGGAGCGGATTACGGCTACATGCAGGGAACCTCGATGGCTTGCCCGCACGTCTCGGGCGTAGCCGCACTCGGCCTCTCCTATGCCCTGGAGAAAGGGAAGAGATACTCGCTCGACGAATTCAAGACCATGCTGCTCACCTCGGTCAATGAAATCGACTCCCGGCTGGGCGAAGGCTCGAAAGCTACGATCGCCGACGTGTCGATTTACCGCGGCAAAATGGGCACCGGCATTACCGATGCCTATCAGCTGCTCATGCAGATTGAAGGAACGCCTTGTCTGCAGGTCGCATTGGGCGAGGTGCAGCTCATTCCGCTGACGCAGCATTTCGGACAGGGTGCCGAAGACCTTACCTATACCGATATCCAGATGTCGGCCAAGGATATGGAAAAGCTTGGCATCAAGGCGGCTCCTAAAATGTATAATGGAAAACTGATGATCAAATGCACGAAACCCGGATCGGCCAAAATCAAGGTTTCGGCGATAGCCGGCGGTACGAAACCTGGAACGGGCGTCGTGATGGGCGGCATGGTCATCACCAAGGAATTCGCCGTCATCGCCCGTTCGGCCGGCGCAGCAAACGGAGGTTGGTTATAA